In a genomic window of Chryseobacterium sp. G0162:
- a CDS encoding RNA polymerase sigma factor: MTQETFKNTVFILKDEMYRFAKRFVMSSDEAEDVVQDIMIKLWQKREELGQFGNLKSYALKSVRNECLNRLKHHDVKIGFADMQLHRSELYSMEVDNLKEHIVGFINQLPEKQKLVIHLKDVEEYEVSEISEMLEMEENAVRVNLMRARQKVKEQISQLMSYEKRSITR; encoded by the coding sequence ATGACCCAAGAAACTTTCAAGAATACGGTGTTTATTCTCAAAGACGAGATGTATCGTTTTGCGAAGCGATTCGTCATGAGTAGTGATGAGGCGGAAGATGTAGTACAGGATATCATGATAAAACTCTGGCAGAAACGGGAAGAACTGGGACAATTTGGAAACTTAAAATCCTATGCGCTGAAGTCTGTCCGGAATGAATGCCTGAACCGTCTGAAGCATCACGATGTGAAGATAGGCTTTGCGGATATGCAGCTTCACCGGTCCGAGCTTTACAGTATGGAAGTTGATAACCTTAAGGAACATATTGTAGGATTTATCAATCAGCTCCCCGAGAAACAAAAGCTGGTGATCCACTTGAAAGATGTAGAAGAGTACGAAGTTTCCGAAATTTCTGAAATGCTGGAAATGGAGGAAAATGCAGTAAGGGTAAACCTTATGCGGGCAAGACAAAAAGTAAAAGAACAAATCTCACAACTGATGAGCTATGAAAAAAGATCAATTACAAGATAA
- a CDS encoding DUF4252 domain-containing protein, with protein MKTLKTIFFSILVIGSLQSCIVSEKPNIDFFSDARYDFKDAKFTSFNVPLLLAKPYIKKALREDGESEELISLIKKVSKIKVLTVENGSKEMLNDYAKFLNTNHYEDWATIKHNGENVNLRVKQKGEAIKNMLITVNSDKELVFVDVRGSFTPDDISKMINAVSDK; from the coding sequence ATGAAAACGCTCAAAACTATTTTCTTCTCAATTTTGGTAATCGGTAGTCTTCAATCCTGTATTGTTTCTGAAAAACCTAACATAGACTTCTTTTCAGATGCAAGATATGATTTTAAAGATGCCAAGTTTACAAGTTTTAATGTGCCGTTACTGCTGGCTAAGCCCTATATCAAGAAAGCCTTAAGAGAAGACGGAGAGAGTGAAGAACTTATTAGTCTCATTAAAAAGGTTTCTAAAATAAAAGTTCTTACCGTAGAAAACGGCAGCAAAGAAATGTTGAATGATTATGCCAAATTTTTGAATACTAATCATTATGAAGACTGGGCTACCATAAAACATAATGGTGAAAATGTAAACCTGCGAGTAAAGCAAAAAGGAGAGGCTATTAAGAATATGCTGATTACAGTGAATTCAGATAAAGAATTAGTCTTTGTAGATGTAAGAGGGAGTTTTACACCTGATGATATTTCAAAAATGATTAATGCTGTTTCAGATAAGTAA
- a CDS encoding T9SS type A sorting domain-containing protein, translating into MKKTFLYGAALFSLSLSAQQQLPKQKLCGFDQLLEQQDKENPGAREALENIARKIQLEQKKNPSAFNKTVNGIYEIPVVVHVIEGGDGGFSRTNAQIQTWIENANKMYAGTYPWPSNGVPADFGTAAVFPIRLVLAKRTPQCTETTGIVRYNGSSLPGYSTSGMAQQTANGATRAAIKGLAPHWPESSYFNIYLINMFDGDPTPNAGLMGFAAFPNSQDSQYESFMKAGTVSTLHDTTFAHEFGHAMGLYHTFQGGNYQVSSSNANYCPPATTGDCTKDNDMVCDTERAGAAYFGVPPTNAQTNPCTSTNYQGVQYNMMNYTNSIAQKFTLGQGDKIQGLFMLLRSSLTTSPGGTPISTSTGSTTPIAACAPTGVTNMGDYLIGPTSVKLGQINNASSGLWTGDPSYYVDYTLQSCLKNSHTTLAVNQPQTIEVEIFQNPQFVRVWIDYNNNGLFEESELVASGDDIQLGADLRGLFTGTFTPPSTAVMNTPLRMRVIAEGFDEGDPIAFATCGQLNYGQAEDYSVTLVSNLGTSETKANNNDLVIYPNPVATGDKIFIKAKNGKNLKVSISDMAGRVVANPTVSQEENGVYKVSQQLEKGVYMIQVSNGKDSKTSKLIIK; encoded by the coding sequence ATGAAGAAAACTTTCCTTTATGGAGCAGCGCTATTTTCGCTTTCGCTGTCTGCGCAGCAACAGCTGCCAAAACAGAAACTATGTGGATTTGACCAGCTTTTAGAACAGCAAGATAAAGAAAATCCAGGAGCAAGGGAAGCCCTTGAAAACATTGCAAGAAAAATTCAATTAGAACAGAAAAAAAATCCATCTGCCTTTAATAAAACGGTAAATGGAATTTATGAAATTCCAGTTGTTGTTCATGTAATTGAAGGGGGAGATGGTGGATTTAGCAGAACAAATGCACAGATTCAGACATGGATAGAGAATGCTAATAAAATGTATGCAGGAACATATCCATGGCCTTCTAATGGCGTGCCGGCTGATTTTGGTACAGCAGCTGTATTCCCAATTAGATTAGTGCTGGCAAAAAGAACTCCACAATGTACGGAAACAACAGGTATTGTAAGATATAACGGAAGTTCTCTTCCTGGATATAGTACTTCTGGAATGGCTCAACAGACAGCTAATGGTGCTACGAGAGCAGCTATTAAGGGATTAGCTCCACACTGGCCTGAATCTTCTTATTTCAATATTTATTTGATCAATATGTTTGATGGAGACCCTACTCCAAATGCCGGTTTAATGGGATTTGCTGCATTTCCGAATTCGCAGGATAGCCAATATGAATCTTTTATGAAGGCCGGAACTGTAAGTACTCTTCATGATACAACTTTTGCTCATGAGTTTGGGCATGCTATGGGGCTATATCATACATTCCAGGGAGGAAATTATCAAGTAAGCAGTTCCAATGCTAACTATTGTCCACCTGCTACTACAGGAGATTGTACAAAAGATAATGATATGGTTTGCGATACGGAAAGAGCGGGGGCAGCTTATTTTGGTGTTCCACCTACAAATGCACAGACCAATCCTTGTACATCAACTAATTATCAGGGAGTACAGTATAATATGATGAATTATACAAATTCAATAGCACAGAAATTTACTCTTGGGCAAGGGGATAAAATACAGGGATTGTTTATGTTACTTAGAAGTAGCTTGACGACCTCACCAGGTGGTACGCCAATTTCTACATCTACAGGATCTACTACACCTATAGCAGCTTGTGCTCCAACTGGTGTAACGAATATGGGAGATTATTTGATCGGTCCTACTTCTGTTAAACTAGGACAAATTAATAATGCTAGCTCAGGGCTATGGACTGGTGATCCTTCTTATTATGTAGATTATACCTTACAATCTTGTTTGAAAAACTCTCATACTACCTTAGCTGTTAATCAACCACAAACTATTGAGGTGGAAATTTTCCAAAATCCTCAGTTTGTAAGAGTTTGGATTGATTATAACAATAATGGTTTATTTGAAGAATCAGAATTAGTTGCCAGTGGAGATGATATTCAACTGGGTGCAGATTTAAGAGGACTTTTCACGGGAACATTTACTCCTCCTTCCACAGCGGTTATGAATACTCCTTTAAGAATGAGAGTGATAGCTGAAGGTTTTGATGAGGGAGATCCAATAGCATTTGCAACTTGTGGGCAGTTAAACTATGGACAGGCAGAGGACTATTCTGTGACATTAGTTTCAAACCTTGGAACAAGCGAAACAAAAGCTAATAATAATGATTTAGTGATTTATCCTAACCCGGTTGCTACTGGAGATAAGATTTTCATTAAAGCCAAAAATGGAAAGAATCTTAAAGTTTCAATTTCTGATATGGCAGGAAGAGTAGTGGCTAACCCAACCGTATCTCAGGAAGAAAATGGAGTTTATAAAGTAAGTCAACAACTTGAAAAAGGAGTTTATATGATTCAGGTTTCTAATGGAAAAGATAGTAAAACATCTAAGCTGATTATTAAATAA
- the guaB gene encoding IMP dehydrogenase, with product MSIHNKIVETAITFDDVLLVPSYSEVLPNQVSLKSRLTDKITLNVPIVSAAMDTVTEGDLAIALARVGGLGFIHKNMTIAEQAAQVNRVKRSENGMISDPVTLSKDHTLGQAKEMMAQFKISGLPVVDADNVLIGIITNRDVKYQEDLDMKVEEIMTKENLITSDKDTNLEKAKEILLKSRVEKLPIVDKDNKLVGLITIKDIDNQLEYPNANKDQSGRLIVGAGVGVGEDTLDRIEALVQAGVDIIAIDSAHGHSKGVLDKISEIRKAYPNLDIVGGNIVTAEAAADLIKAGANVLKVGVGPGSICTTRVVAGVGVPQLSAIYNVYEYAKSQNVTVIADGGIKLSGDIVKAIASGAGAVMLGSLLAGTDEAPGDEIIFQGRKFKSYQGMGSLSAMKRGGKERYFQSEAKKFVPEGIEGRVPHKGKLEDVIFQLTGGLRAGMGYCGAKDIETLQKDSKLVMITGSGLKESHPHDVIITQEAPNYSL from the coding sequence ATGTCTATTCATAACAAAATTGTAGAGACAGCCATCACTTTCGATGACGTTCTTCTAGTCCCTTCTTATTCAGAAGTTTTACCTAACCAGGTTTCATTAAAATCAAGACTTACCGACAAAATCACGCTGAATGTTCCGATAGTTTCCGCTGCAATGGACACTGTTACTGAAGGTGATTTAGCAATTGCCCTGGCAAGAGTTGGAGGGTTAGGCTTTATCCACAAAAACATGACGATTGCCGAGCAGGCAGCACAGGTAAACCGTGTGAAACGTTCCGAAAACGGAATGATCTCCGATCCGGTTACCCTTTCAAAAGACCACACTTTAGGACAGGCTAAAGAGATGATGGCTCAGTTCAAAATCTCAGGACTTCCTGTTGTGGATGCTGATAATGTTCTTATCGGAATTATTACCAACAGAGATGTAAAATATCAGGAGGATCTTGATATGAAAGTGGAGGAGATCATGACCAAAGAAAACCTGATCACTTCAGACAAAGATACCAACCTTGAAAAAGCGAAAGAAATTCTTCTTAAAAGCAGAGTTGAAAAATTACCAATCGTAGATAAGGATAACAAGCTTGTAGGTTTAATTACGATTAAAGATATCGATAATCAACTTGAATATCCAAATGCCAACAAAGACCAGAGCGGTCGTCTTATCGTAGGGGCCGGAGTTGGAGTTGGAGAAGATACTTTAGACAGAATTGAAGCTTTAGTACAGGCTGGAGTGGATATTATTGCAATTGATTCTGCTCACGGACATTCTAAAGGTGTTTTAGATAAAATTTCTGAGATCAGAAAAGCCTATCCAAACTTAGATATCGTAGGAGGAAATATTGTAACGGCTGAAGCGGCTGCAGATCTAATCAAAGCAGGAGCTAACGTTCTTAAAGTAGGGGTTGGCCCAGGTTCTATCTGTACAACAAGAGTGGTTGCCGGAGTTGGAGTACCTCAGTTATCCGCTATTTACAATGTATACGAATATGCTAAATCTCAAAACGTAACAGTAATTGCTGACGGTGGAATCAAGCTTTCAGGAGATATTGTAAAAGCTATTGCAAGTGGAGCAGGAGCAGTAATGCTAGGTTCTCTTTTAGCAGGTACAGACGAAGCTCCGGGAGACGAAATTATTTTCCAGGGAAGAAAATTCAAGTCTTACCAAGGAATGGGAAGCCTTTCCGCAATGAAGAGAGGTGGAAAAGAAAGATATTTCCAGAGTGAAGCTAAAAAATTCGTTCCGGAAGGAATTGAAGGAAGAGTACCACACAAAGGGAAATTAGAAGATGTGATCTTCCAGTTAACCGGAGGTTTAAGAGCGGGTATGGGATACTGTGGAGCTAAAGATATTGAAACTTTACAGAAAGATTCCAAATTAGTAATGATTACAGGAAGCGGATTGAAAGAATCGCACCCACATGATGTGATTATCACTCAGGAAGCTCCAAACTATTCTTTATAG
- a CDS encoding AAA family ATPase, producing the protein MIIDKEEIRKKKKKLDDCKAYLKKEFIGIDKIIDDIMEYIQIWYLMPEILTRPVVINLWGMTGVGKTDLVRKMVRFLDFQNRFVEIELSNTDETSWSKSVSDILQTNGLSDEKPSIALFDEIQRINTIDPDGIPVPQTKFTDFWELLSDGRLSKREREDLEHYLFSYLFRKKENDRRKQNGETELDENPYLNLWDAKELKKYLSMDDDVMSIIDMKEEDMIKLIRKKQKEKKIYEPVDYSKMLIIISGNLDEAFQMSRETSEADVDANIYHAFTKKITVVDIKNALARKFRPEQVARFGNIHLIYFSLKTEDFHKLIQREINNLKHKTKTKFGVSLKINKAINELIYRNGVFPVQGVRPVFSSVVDILDTNLSKFLFEAIIHEDKNIEIDYLQDKNIEIDYLQDKKIITGKMGSRTIEIPYLGRIDSIRQANQQDAVANISVHECGHAVSYMLYTGFAPLQLKSKVASSYAAGFTFPHQIHDTKESILNRIKIYLAGGIAEEIIFGNQHASIGRSHDREQATSLVIDFIRKYGFEEEYQAAYNLEAYPHRMQQHITDERIETLMQELVQKTREDLILHLDLLKNMSKTLSKKGSMSPKEIYDIAVKHQLEVSIKEEGYLHITNYHDLLNS; encoded by the coding sequence ATGATTATTGATAAAGAAGAAATTCGGAAGAAAAAGAAAAAGCTGGACGATTGTAAAGCTTATCTAAAAAAAGAATTCATTGGTATAGATAAGATCATCGATGATATCATGGAATATATCCAGATCTGGTATCTGATGCCTGAGATCTTAACCCGTCCCGTGGTAATCAATTTATGGGGAATGACCGGAGTAGGAAAAACGGACCTGGTGAGGAAGATGGTTCGTTTTCTTGATTTTCAAAATCGTTTTGTGGAAATTGAATTAAGCAATACAGATGAAACATCTTGGAGCAAAAGTGTTTCAGACATCTTACAAACTAATGGATTAAGTGATGAGAAACCAAGCATTGCTCTTTTTGATGAGATCCAGCGTATCAATACCATAGATCCGGATGGTATTCCGGTTCCTCAAACCAAGTTCACTGATTTTTGGGAGCTTTTGAGTGATGGGCGTTTGAGCAAAAGAGAACGGGAAGATCTTGAACATTATCTATTCTCCTATCTTTTCCGAAAAAAAGAAAATGACAGACGAAAGCAGAACGGAGAAACGGAGCTGGATGAAAATCCATATCTGAACCTGTGGGATGCCAAAGAATTAAAAAAATACCTCAGCATGGATGATGATGTCATGAGCATCATTGATATGAAAGAGGAAGATATGATTAAGCTGATCCGCAAAAAGCAGAAAGAAAAGAAAATCTATGAACCCGTAGATTACAGCAAAATGCTTATCATTATTAGTGGAAACCTGGACGAAGCGTTTCAGATGTCAAGAGAAACCAGTGAGGCAGATGTGGATGCCAATATTTACCATGCTTTCACAAAAAAAATAACGGTAGTTGATATTAAAAATGCTTTAGCCAGAAAGTTTCGCCCTGAACAGGTAGCAAGATTCGGGAATATTCATTTAATTTATTTTTCATTAAAAACTGAGGATTTTCATAAGCTTATCCAACGGGAAATCAATAACCTGAAGCATAAAACCAAAACGAAATTCGGGGTTTCTTTAAAAATAAATAAAGCCATCAATGAACTGATATACAGAAACGGAGTTTTTCCGGTTCAGGGAGTGCGTCCAGTATTCAGCAGCGTTGTGGATATTTTAGACACTAACCTCAGCAAATTTCTGTTTGAAGCCATTATCCATGAAGATAAAAATATCGAAATCGATTATCTCCAGGATAAAAATATCGAAATCGATTATCTCCAGGATAAAAAGATTATTACCGGAAAGATGGGTTCCCGAACTATTGAAATTCCATATCTAGGCAGAATCGACAGTATACGTCAGGCTAATCAACAGGATGCAGTGGCCAATATCAGTGTTCATGAATGCGGGCATGCCGTTTCTTATATGCTGTATACAGGTTTTGCCCCACTACAGCTTAAAAGCAAAGTAGCAAGCAGTTATGCAGCCGGTTTTACTTTCCCACATCAAATTCATGATACCAAGGAAAGTATTCTAAACAGAATCAAAATCTATCTGGCAGGAGGAATTGCTGAAGAAATTATTTTTGGAAACCAGCATGCCAGTATCGGCAGAAGCCACGACAGGGAGCAGGCAACAAGCCTTGTCATTGATTTCATCAGAAAATACGGTTTTGAAGAAGAGTATCAGGCTGCTTATAATCTGGAAGCCTATCCTCATCGTATGCAGCAGCACATCACCGACGAAAGAATCGAAACACTGATGCAGGAACTCGTACAAAAAACAAGAGAAGATCTGATTCTACATCTTGATTTGCTTAAAAATATGAGCAAAACCCTTAGTAAAAAAGGAAGTATGTCTCCAAAAGAAATTTACGATATAGCGGTCAAACATCAATTAGAGGTCAGTATCAAAGAAGAAGGATATCTACATATTACCAATTATCATGATTTGCTGAATTCCTAG
- a CDS encoding DUF4407 domain-containing protein, translated as MKTNQQTINQPNHKINWFQKFLMVCSGGNIHILRKTPSEWNKFSGIGGIVLFTAVFATLSAGYAMYTVFDDIWASIGFGILWGLMIFNLDRYIVSSIKKTGTWWNQILMSIPRLILATFLGIIISKPLELKIFEKEVNKQLNTIIQRNKKQLQGEMTGRILQQSGPFETEKKQIAEKTALYQQSYDSASVELEKEILGKESGLTSGKEGYGPNAKRKQQLKEQRRQDLENYQKQVAPRLEYLDKEISKVYTNLETERKSTETFEDKFNGFAARLQALDELGKNSAIIGLAATFIMGLFICLEISPVLVKLISHVGPYDYLLEKTENDFRLYSKEKIEKGNALTDFRVEDFKDNLKK; from the coding sequence ATGAAAACAAACCAACAAACTATAAATCAACCGAATCATAAAATAAACTGGTTCCAGAAATTCCTGATGGTATGCTCCGGAGGGAACATCCATATTTTAAGGAAGACCCCAAGTGAATGGAATAAATTTTCCGGTATCGGGGGAATTGTACTTTTCACGGCAGTGTTTGCCACTCTTTCTGCAGGTTATGCTATGTATACCGTATTTGATGATATCTGGGCATCCATAGGATTTGGAATTCTGTGGGGGTTAATGATTTTTAACCTTGACCGATACATTGTGTCTTCCATCAAAAAAACCGGGACATGGTGGAATCAGATCCTGATGTCTATTCCCCGTTTAATCCTCGCAACATTTCTAGGGATTATCATTTCAAAACCGTTAGAACTTAAAATCTTTGAAAAGGAGGTAAATAAGCAATTAAACACCATTATTCAAAGGAATAAAAAACAGCTTCAGGGTGAAATGACCGGAAGAATTCTTCAGCAAAGCGGTCCTTTTGAAACTGAGAAGAAACAGATTGCAGAAAAAACAGCTTTATATCAGCAATCGTACGATTCTGCATCTGTAGAACTTGAAAAGGAAATTCTGGGAAAAGAGTCTGGTTTAACCAGTGGAAAAGAAGGATATGGACCTAATGCCAAACGTAAACAACAGTTGAAGGAGCAGCGCAGACAAGATCTTGAGAATTATCAGAAACAGGTAGCTCCAAGACTAGAGTATCTGGATAAAGAGATCTCAAAAGTCTATACCAATCTTGAAACCGAAAGAAAATCTACAGAAACCTTTGAAGATAAGTTTAATGGATTTGCAGCTCGACTTCAGGCCCTGGATGAATTGGGTAAAAACTCTGCTATTATAGGACTGGCAGCTACCTTTATCATGGGACTTTTTATCTGTCTTGAAATCTCTCCCGTTCTGGTAAAACTCATTTCCCATGTAGGCCCTTATGATTATCTCCTGGAAAAAACGGAAAATGACTTCAGGCTCTATTCTAAGGAAAAAATTGAAAAAGGAAATGCTCTGACTGATTTCAGGGTTGAGGATTTTAAGGATAATCTAAAAAAATAG
- the ruvC gene encoding crossover junction endodeoxyribonuclease RuvC, whose product MIAEKIILGIDPGTTVMGFGLISVKKGKMEMIALHELILKKYPNHETKLKYIFEKTLALIDEYHPDEVALEAPFFGKNVQSMLKLGRAQGVAMAASLYRNVPITEYSPKKIKMAITGNGNASKEQVAGMLQNLFKLKEFPTKYLDASDGLAVAVCHHFNSGTITDTKSYSGWDSFLKQNPDRLK is encoded by the coding sequence ATGATTGCAGAGAAGATAATTTTAGGTATTGATCCCGGAACAACGGTGATGGGATTTGGTCTTATTTCCGTTAAAAAAGGTAAAATGGAAATGATTGCCCTTCATGAACTGATTCTAAAAAAATATCCCAACCACGAGACCAAACTAAAATATATTTTTGAAAAAACACTAGCATTAATTGACGAATATCACCCTGACGAAGTAGCGCTTGAAGCACCTTTCTTTGGAAAAAATGTACAGAGTATGCTGAAATTGGGACGCGCACAGGGAGTAGCTATGGCTGCCAGCCTGTACAGAAATGTTCCCATCACTGAATATTCTCCTAAAAAGATTAAAATGGCCATTACCGGAAATGGGAATGCCAGTAAAGAACAGGTAGCAGGAATGCTTCAGAATCTTTTTAAACTAAAGGAATTTCCAACAAAATATTTAGATGCTTCCGATGGTCTTGCCGTGGCGGTATGTCATCATTTTAATTCCGGAACCATTACGGATACAAAATCGTATTCCGGATGGGATAGCTTTTTAAAACAGAATCCGGATAGACTTAAATAA
- a CDS encoding KTSC domain-containing protein — protein sequence MPSSVINHFIYFPETEIIRIFYQSGAVYDYFKVPSHIAEDFGKASSKGKFLNSVIKRRFSYKKLK from the coding sequence ATGCCATCCAGTGTTATCAATCATTTTATCTATTTTCCGGAAACTGAAATAATAAGAATTTTCTATCAGTCCGGAGCGGTGTATGATTATTTTAAGGTACCTTCCCATATTGCTGAAGACTTTGGTAAGGCATCTTCCAAGGGGAAATTTTTGAATTCGGTTATCAAACGTAGATTCAGTTATAAAAAATTAAAATAA
- a CDS encoding DUF4252 domain-containing protein — protein sequence MKKLFIIFALAFSHFFNVYGQKDKFDQLFDKYQEVEGVTSIKIAKPMFGMLSSLNIDDSQLDQIKPLLSKINGLKILITENPEKGNTAEGRKVQSNMSQLSKDISSYLKNLNYNEIMSVNNAGAKVKFLSAEAKNGILDDLLLSIDGGSGESIFVMLDGKLSMDDVSKIINSSETKKNPISNTRNNLTSGNNSSYLNGEARNVGDFSGIQVSTGVNVIFKQETPTSVKVIADADKLEYIITKVENGTLKIYIDNKGVRNLRFKNLSVNVSSPKMDNIDVSSGSNLTVVNSIQEKNMKIDASSGANITGDFKVSNAASISVSSGSNIRAGITAGNIGIKSSSGSNMSLSGKADSGTIDISSGALCKADDLKFTYLETEATSGGNVTVNVSDKLKVRASSGGSVRYKGRPEIESNISKTSGGLLRPMD from the coding sequence ATGAAAAAACTATTCATAATATTCGCTCTCGCTTTTTCCCATTTCTTTAATGTATATGGACAAAAAGATAAATTTGACCAACTCTTTGATAAATATCAGGAAGTTGAGGGAGTAACCTCTATTAAGATTGCCAAACCGATGTTCGGCATGCTTAGCAGTCTTAATATTGATGATTCCCAGTTGGATCAGATAAAACCGTTATTGTCAAAAATTAACGGGCTCAAGATTCTTATTACGGAAAATCCAGAGAAAGGAAATACTGCGGAAGGGCGTAAAGTTCAGAGTAACATGTCCCAATTGAGTAAAGATATTTCTTCTTATCTAAAGAATCTGAACTACAACGAAATCATGTCAGTGAATAATGCCGGAGCTAAAGTGAAATTTTTATCCGCGGAAGCTAAAAACGGTATTCTGGATGATCTGTTACTAAGTATTGACGGCGGAAGTGGGGAAAGTATTTTTGTCATGCTTGACGGAAAGCTTTCTATGGACGATGTAAGCAAGATCATTAACTCCAGTGAAACCAAAAAGAATCCAATTTCCAATACAAGAAATAATCTTACTTCAGGTAATAATTCGTCTTATCTTAACGGAGAAGCCAGAAACGTTGGTGATTTTTCAGGAATTCAGGTCAGCACCGGTGTCAATGTAATTTTTAAACAGGAAACACCAACCAGTGTAAAAGTGATTGCAGATGCAGATAAATTAGAATACATTATTACCAAGGTGGAGAATGGTACTTTAAAAATTTATATTGATAATAAAGGAGTAAGAAATCTGAGATTTAAAAACTTAAGTGTCAATGTGTCTTCTCCAAAAATGGACAATATTGATGTGTCATCCGGTTCTAATCTTACTGTTGTAAACTCTATTCAGGAGAAAAATATGAAGATTGATGCTTCATCCGGAGCTAATATTACCGGTGACTTTAAAGTCTCAAATGCAGCAAGTATTTCAGTATCCTCAGGGTCAAATATCAGAGCAGGAATTACTGCCGGAAATATCGGAATTAAAAGTTCAAGCGGATCTAATATGAGTCTGAGTGGAAAAGCAGATTCCGGAACTATAGATATTAGCAGTGGGGCATTATGTAAAGCAGATGATTTGAAATTTACTTATCTTGAAACGGAAGCTACTTCCGGAGGGAATGTTACCGTAAACGTATCGGATAAATTAAAAGTAAGAGCATCTTCAGGAGGATCTGTGAGATATAAAGGAAGACCGGAAATAGAGTCCAACATCAGTAAGACATCAGGAGGATTACTAAGACCAATGGATTAA
- a CDS encoding 2'-5' RNA ligase family protein, which produces MKKMYFIAIYPPEEIIEEIRTFKKDLAFSYGNSKALKNEAHITLFPPFSRELELEEDIHIAFQKIDTNLLPFEIELNGFGSFPNPQNPVIFVHPENNTHLTDLYNRVKQQFNFSKYSFTPHVTVGYRDLTWENYLKAWEKYEHTEYKTKFLVSKILLLRHDGKWVPIAEKAFTEVQ; this is translated from the coding sequence ATGAAAAAAATGTACTTTATCGCCATTTACCCACCAGAAGAAATCATTGAGGAGATAAGGACTTTTAAAAAAGATCTGGCTTTTTCTTATGGAAACTCTAAGGCGTTAAAAAATGAAGCTCACATCACTCTCTTTCCTCCTTTCTCCAGAGAACTGGAATTAGAAGAAGATATTCACATTGCATTTCAGAAAATTGATACCAATCTGCTACCATTTGAAATTGAATTGAATGGTTTTGGAAGTTTTCCCAATCCTCAAAATCCGGTGATCTTTGTACATCCTGAAAACAATACTCATTTAACAGATCTTTATAACAGGGTAAAGCAGCAGTTCAATTTTTCAAAATATTCTTTTACTCCACATGTGACCGTAGGATACAGAGATCTAACCTGGGAAAATTATCTTAAAGCCTGGGAAAAATATGAACATACAGAATATAAAACTAAATTTTTAGTTAGTAAAATCCTATTATTACGACATGATGGGAAATGGGTTCCTATTGCAGAGAAAGCCTTTACGGAAGTGCAATAA